From Weissella diestrammenae, a single genomic window includes:
- a CDS encoding WxL domain-containing protein, whose product MKKFKYFFLIIGIGISATYGFLSVQKMHAQHSNATVHFYGKQSSATSSSLTHPNQSHASNERTTTEMPLIQNVPAPLGADNLYITYASPITFSPTANGLTSDATYHGIYFAHKHILLPNPDQVSIDNELITTAPFLQIHSATSQHHFWCATVTHDDTFTASNGDTLKNAALVMSTTDQQTDNPDTIASPAFTRYYNEQTMPVGQEMCVMAGPEAHTPGNFTYSFGKTNTDKDTVSEGLSVAIPAGTLMKNKTYQTHLTWHINDVPLEAHQGRH is encoded by the coding sequence ATGAAAAAATTCAAATATTTTTTCCTCATCATTGGGATTGGCATCAGCGCTACTTATGGTTTCCTCAGCGTTCAAAAAATGCATGCCCAACATTCCAATGCGACAGTCCACTTCTATGGTAAGCAAAGTTCAGCAACTAGTAGTTCGCTCACTCACCCGAATCAATCACACGCCAGTAATGAACGGACAACAACTGAAATGCCTTTGATCCAAAATGTCCCGGCGCCATTAGGGGCAGATAACCTATACATTACATACGCATCACCAATCACATTTTCTCCGACAGCAAATGGACTAACATCTGATGCGACCTATCATGGTATTTATTTTGCCCACAAGCACATCCTACTTCCAAATCCAGATCAAGTGTCAATTGATAATGAATTGATTACTACCGCGCCATTTTTACAAATACATAGTGCAACAAGTCAACACCATTTCTGGTGTGCCACCGTGACTCACGACGACACTTTCACTGCCAGCAATGGGGATACCTTGAAAAATGCAGCTCTCGTCATGTCAACCACTGACCAGCAGACGGACAATCCAGATACAATTGCTTCCCCAGCCTTTACTCGCTACTACAATGAACAGACCATGCCTGTAGGCCAAGAGATGTGTGTCATGGCGGGACCTGAAGCACATACGCCTGGAAATTTCACTTATTCATTTGGAAAAACCAATACCGACAAAGACACAGTATCGGAAGGATTATCCGTTGCAATTCCAGCCGGAACGTTAATGAAAAATAAAACGTATCAAACGCATCTGACCTGGCATATTAATGATGTACCATTGGAAGCCCATCAAGGGCGTCATTAA
- a CDS encoding GntR family transcriptional regulator — MIDLQKRINAGAFETLKLPDERSLAAEYNVSRSSIKRAVSGLVGQGIIFKKRGAGTFVNPLYLKNKSLFRSMGANLGVSDSFRHNGETPAIHLLSAKKEPADEETRLALFLEPGEEVWNVSRLRTLQSKYFMLEKALIPVKLLPMATEENFKYSMFHYAETATKKAVTKSFVTVTVEPSNARDQQMLDLNENEPVGVMSGIYFLDDGTPFEYGTMRVHYRYMHYNSFVSMDGE, encoded by the coding sequence ATGATTGATTTACAAAAAAGAATTAATGCAGGTGCCTTTGAAACATTGAAATTACCAGATGAACGGTCGCTAGCAGCTGAATACAATGTGTCACGGAGTTCGATTAAACGTGCCGTGAGTGGATTAGTTGGTCAGGGAATTATTTTTAAAAAACGTGGGGCCGGTACATTTGTTAACCCGCTTTATTTAAAAAATAAATCATTATTTCGTTCAATGGGCGCTAATTTAGGTGTTTCTGATTCGTTTCGACACAATGGTGAAACACCAGCTATTCATTTGCTGTCTGCAAAAAAAGAGCCAGCCGATGAAGAAACCCGTTTGGCCTTGTTTTTAGAGCCAGGGGAAGAAGTTTGGAACGTATCACGATTAAGAACGTTACAGAGTAAGTATTTCATGTTGGAAAAAGCCTTAATTCCAGTTAAACTATTGCCTATGGCAACTGAAGAAAATTTTAAGTATTCGATGTTTCATTATGCTGAAACAGCAACTAAAAAAGCGGTCACAAAATCATTTGTGACCGTGACGGTTGAACCTTCAAATGCCCGTGATCAACAAATGTTAGATTTAAATGAAAACGAACCAGTCGGTGTAATGTCTGGAATCTATTTCCTAGATGATGGGACCCCATTTGAATACGGAACGATGCGGGTTCATTATCGGTATATGCATTATAATTCATTCGTTTCAATGGATGGTGAATAA
- a CDS encoding MDR family MFS transporter codes for MQSLSKRDRGVLYILMAGVFLSFLNQTLMNTALPSIMREFNITTALGQWMTNGYMLVNGVMVPLTAFLIQRYKTRNLYLTAMVIFATGTLIAGFAPTYPILITGRMIQAIGGGVFGPLMNVIVMNLFTSDKRGAAMGIIGLALNFAPTIGPTLSGFIVSNVSWRWLFLGIAPLMIIDLVLAALMLGNIGEQKFLKFDFVGVILSSIGLGTLLYGFSNVGTGDWTSPNVWAFILIGSLVTYGFVFQQTHTSVPLLNFKVFTYHNFWVAVLINVVLMTALYGGALMLPLYMQTVRGTSALISGLVIMPGALVTAMLSPTSGKLYDQYGARVLAPIGLGITFVGTVILSSLALDTPLWVPVVGQFIRQVGLVLVMMPIQTEAFNAVPLALMPDASAAFTTVRQVAASFGTAALITVYSLVTLAQKQAGHSLKVAEMQGIHTAFWMASLIIVVSGLLTLLLHKRQPSA; via the coding sequence ATGCAGAGTCTGTCAAAACGTGATCGTGGCGTTTTGTATATTTTAATGGCCGGTGTCTTTTTGAGTTTTCTAAATCAAACGTTAATGAATACCGCATTACCTAGTATTATGCGAGAATTTAACATCACGACGGCACTTGGCCAATGGATGACAAATGGTTACATGTTGGTGAATGGGGTGATGGTCCCATTAACCGCTTTTTTAATTCAACGGTATAAAACAAGAAACTTATACTTAACAGCGATGGTGATTTTTGCGACGGGGACGTTAATTGCTGGGTTCGCGCCAACGTATCCAATTTTAATCACTGGACGCATGATTCAAGCGATTGGCGGTGGTGTCTTTGGACCATTAATGAACGTGATCGTGATGAATCTATTTACCAGTGACAAACGTGGTGCCGCCATGGGAATCATTGGGTTAGCATTAAATTTTGCGCCGACAATTGGACCTACTTTGTCAGGATTCATTGTTTCAAATGTCTCATGGCGTTGGTTATTCTTGGGCATCGCCCCACTGATGATTATTGATTTAGTGCTCGCCGCATTGATGTTAGGCAATATCGGGGAACAAAAGTTCTTGAAGTTCGATTTTGTTGGCGTGATTTTGTCATCGATTGGATTGGGTACGTTATTGTATGGTTTCTCAAATGTGGGAACCGGCGATTGGACCAGTCCAAACGTTTGGGCCTTTATTTTAATTGGGTCATTAGTGACCTATGGTTTCGTGTTTCAACAGACGCATACGAGTGTGCCTTTGTTAAACTTCAAAGTTTTCACTTATCATAATTTTTGGGTGGCCGTATTGATTAACGTGGTTTTGATGACCGCGCTTTATGGTGGAGCATTGATGTTGCCACTTTACATGCAGACGGTACGAGGAACGTCTGCTTTGATTTCTGGCTTGGTCATTATGCCAGGTGCCTTAGTGACTGCGATGTTGTCACCAACATCTGGTAAACTTTATGACCAGTATGGTGCGCGCGTCTTGGCACCGATTGGCTTGGGGATTACTTTTGTTGGTACCGTGATTCTTTCAAGTTTAGCGCTTGATACACCCCTTTGGGTGCCGGTTGTGGGGCAATTTATCCGCCAAGTGGGACTAGTCTTAGTCATGATGCCGATTCAAACTGAAGCATTTAATGCAGTGCCATTAGCTTTGATGCCTGACGCATCAGCCGCCTTTACAACAGTTCGCCAAGTGGCAGCGTCGTTTGGGACAGCGGCCCTAATTACGGTGTATAGTTTGGTAACCTTAGCACAAAAACAAGCCGGTCATTCTTTGAAAGTCGCTGAAATGCAAGGTATTCATACTGCATTTTGGATGGCATCATTGATTATTGTTGTTTCTGGCTTGCTCACATTATTGTTGCATAAGCGCCAACCATCAGCGTGA
- a CDS encoding GNAT family N-acetyltransferase produces the protein MDVEKFTYFEMTMVKFNALELVPIVVGTTAMEMITGYDFGATVVPIALPDAVIADNDQLNQQLQAMGFNRIGAVDDPVFFDGHLSLALISYGELTELLGHAVPMDYIFEHRQPDYRVLTAYDLTRLFDTLATASARPTEMRQSDLQKVDMLRELGYLFDRLPLRQMNHMHPLAKLAFHFAVPSDYAAIDQLMIDNISDQQLRQASQKLIQQARQAHGMYPPTEIVAKLDGKLVGYALVTPTLLQAKNQDDEWLVGLLNPLVVATQYRGRGIGWRLQAEVEIAVVLSSPAVMLVTQTAPEYWPNFGYVPIEQTKVKASATFGQADLSLKELFPTVLETVDGQLYFPNEAD, from the coding sequence TTGGACGTTGAAAAGTTTACGTATTTTGAAATGACGATGGTCAAATTTAACGCACTTGAACTCGTGCCGATTGTGGTTGGCACGACAGCCATGGAAATGATTACTGGTTATGATTTTGGTGCAACGGTGGTGCCGATAGCTTTACCAGATGCAGTTATTGCTGACAATGATCAGTTAAATCAACAGTTGCAAGCGATGGGTTTCAATCGAATTGGGGCAGTGGACGACCCTGTGTTTTTCGATGGGCATCTATCATTGGCCTTGATTAGTTATGGTGAACTAACGGAATTGTTGGGACATGCGGTTCCTATGGATTATATCTTTGAACATCGTCAACCCGATTATCGAGTATTAACAGCCTATGATTTGACGCGTCTCTTTGATACATTGGCCACAGCATCAGCGCGGCCAACTGAAATGCGACAATCAGATTTACAAAAAGTTGATATGTTGCGTGAATTGGGTTACTTATTTGACCGTTTACCTTTACGGCAGATGAATCATATGCATCCGCTTGCCAAGCTCGCATTTCATTTTGCAGTCCCTAGTGATTATGCAGCTATTGACCAGTTAATGATTGATAATATTTCAGATCAACAATTACGACAGGCGTCTCAAAAACTGATACAACAAGCACGTCAAGCACATGGTATGTACCCGCCAACAGAAATTGTGGCTAAACTAGACGGCAAGCTAGTTGGGTATGCCTTAGTAACACCGACACTGCTTCAGGCAAAAAACCAAGATGATGAATGGTTGGTTGGTCTACTTAACCCCTTGGTCGTGGCCACGCAATACCGTGGTCGCGGAATTGGTTGGCGGTTGCAAGCTGAGGTTGAAATTGCAGTTGTTTTGTCATCGCCAGCAGTCATGTTGGTGACCCAGACCGCACCTGAGTATTGGCCTAATTTTGGGTATGTCCCAATTGAACAAACAAAAGTTAAAGCGTCGGCTACTTTTGGACAGGCTGATTTAAGTTTGAAAGAGTTGTTCCCAACGGTACTTGAAACGGTTGACGGACAATTATATTTTCCAAATGAAGCAGATTAA
- a CDS encoding MATE family efflux transporter, with amino-acid sequence MQDLTKGNPAKLIVLFTLPIIVGYLFQNLYNIIDTLIVGQTLGVKALAAVGSTGAIMFLSLGFVGGLTSGMSIITAQRYGAKDMQGVKRSFGQSIMAAFVVTIFLTAIGMVGLRPLLVIMQTPTPIFEMAHIFILVIWGGVITQVGYNVLANAMRAVGNSRAPLYHLILGMLINIVLELIFILVFKWGTAGAAFATVVAYGISTLTSWWHIVRYIPALHITWADLKWDRAEIRTHLSAGLPMGFQQSIIAIGSMTLQAAINSLGTDSVAGYTAASKVDQILVLVLMSFGVTMATYVAQNYGAREYQRIIDGMKRVLQMSIGSAVVLGVAEIIFGHYLVNLFLNEAGGHAGEVKHLAQIFFWANGPFYAILAVLFVLRYALQGLGDTKTPTMAGIGEMLMRSLAAFTLVVWLGFFGASFSNPLAWMASVSFLVPAWLKFHKKIMRQIQNQDESQLKL; translated from the coding sequence ATGCAAGATTTAACGAAAGGGAATCCCGCTAAATTAATTGTGTTATTTACACTACCAATTATTGTAGGTTACCTATTTCAAAATTTATACAATATCATTGATACATTAATTGTCGGGCAAACCTTAGGCGTCAAAGCATTGGCCGCAGTCGGATCAACCGGTGCAATTATGTTTTTGTCATTGGGCTTTGTCGGCGGATTAACATCCGGGATGTCGATTATTACCGCCCAGCGCTATGGGGCTAAAGATATGCAAGGTGTGAAACGGTCTTTTGGGCAGAGTATCATGGCGGCTTTTGTTGTCACCATTTTTTTAACAGCTATTGGTATGGTCGGCTTACGCCCACTACTAGTCATTATGCAAACGCCAACACCAATCTTTGAGATGGCGCACATCTTTATTTTGGTGATTTGGGGTGGTGTGATTACTCAAGTTGGCTATAATGTTTTAGCAAATGCCATGCGGGCAGTCGGTAATTCGCGCGCGCCACTGTATCATTTGATTTTGGGGATGTTAATTAATATCGTATTAGAGTTGATTTTTATTCTCGTCTTTAAATGGGGGACGGCTGGGGCTGCTTTCGCTACGGTTGTTGCCTATGGTATTTCAACCTTAACGAGTTGGTGGCACATCGTGCGTTATATTCCAGCATTGCATATTACATGGGCTGATTTAAAATGGGATCGAGCCGAAATTCGGACCCATCTGTCGGCAGGGTTGCCAATGGGATTTCAGCAATCAATTATTGCGATTGGATCAATGACCCTACAAGCGGCTATTAATTCATTGGGGACGGACTCAGTGGCAGGGTATACTGCCGCCTCGAAGGTCGACCAAATCTTAGTGTTGGTTTTGATGTCATTTGGGGTGACGATGGCAACGTATGTAGCTCAGAATTATGGCGCTCGCGAATATCAACGTATTATTGACGGTATGAAGCGGGTTTTGCAGATGAGTATTGGTTCAGCAGTGGTTTTAGGGGTGGCTGAAATTATCTTTGGGCATTATTTAGTCAATCTATTTTTGAATGAAGCTGGTGGTCATGCAGGCGAAGTGAAGCATCTGGCTCAAATCTTCTTTTGGGCGAATGGGCCATTTTATGCTATTCTAGCGGTTTTGTTTGTCTTACGATATGCGTTACAAGGATTAGGCGACACAAAAACACCCACGATGGCTGGTATTGGGGAAATGCTGATGCGGTCATTAGCTGCCTTTACATTGGTGGTTTGGCTTGGCTTCTTTGGCGCTAGTTTCTCTAACCCTCTGGCATGGATGGCATCAGTGTCATTCTTGGTACCTGCATGGTTGAAGTTTCATAAAAAAATTATGCGCCAAATTCAAAATCAGGATGAGTCCCAATTAAAATTATAA